Proteins found in one Desulfosoma sp. genomic segment:
- the mobB gene encoding molybdopterin-guanine dinucleotide biosynthesis protein B, giving the protein MVPIVCVVGASNVGKTTFLEKLIPALVQRGYRVGTIKHDVHGFQMDREGKDTWRHAQAGAQTIAISSPVRVASIRTVAAELPLEEVVSRYFWDEDIVLAEGFKRSVFPKIEVFRSAIEPQPLCSASDNLIALITDELLETEVPRFGFSDVEGVADFLQARYLQDRKKPRVLVQIDGKKLPMKDFVQDFIAGGIVGMVSQLRGWKRPKQLKVTITLGDEA; this is encoded by the coding sequence ATGGTTCCCATCGTCTGTGTTGTGGGCGCATCCAATGTGGGCAAAACCACTTTCCTGGAAAAGCTCATTCCAGCTTTGGTGCAGCGAGGGTATCGTGTAGGAACCATTAAGCACGATGTGCACGGGTTTCAGATGGACCGGGAGGGCAAGGACACTTGGCGCCATGCCCAAGCGGGAGCTCAAACCATCGCCATTTCATCCCCTGTCCGAGTGGCTTCCATTCGCACCGTTGCCGCCGAACTCCCTCTGGAAGAAGTGGTCTCTCGCTATTTCTGGGATGAAGACATTGTGCTCGCTGAAGGATTCAAACGTTCCGTCTTTCCAAAGATCGAGGTCTTTCGCTCCGCCATTGAACCTCAGCCTTTGTGTTCCGCATCCGACAATCTTATCGCGCTCATCACGGACGAGCTTCTGGAAACGGAGGTCCCTCGGTTCGGCTTTTCCGATGTGGAAGGAGTCGCCGACTTTCTTCAAGCCCGCTACCTGCAAGACCGAAAAAAGCCTCGTGTGCTGGTTCAGATCGACGGAAAAAAACTTCCCATGAAGGATTTCGTTCAAGATTTTATCGCCGGCGGCATTGTGGGCATGGTCTCGCAGCTTCGAGGCTGGAAAAGGCCGAAACAGCTGAAGGTGACCATAACTCTGGGAGACGAGGCGTGA
- a CDS encoding molybdenum cofactor guanylyltransferase: MIAGAVLAGGKSRRFGRNKALEVFQGLRLIDRAVMNLSRVCDAVMVVANDLLPYADMDLLLVRDIVPQFGPLAGIFTALYFSPHSWVFVRATDMPFLDPSLAHAMTAFTHLPRVDVVVLKKEEKFEPLMALYHVRCLPHIRRCIESDQRQIISFYRNVRVYAVEESQWRRYDPEGRSLWNINTPEDYEQMLELWKTLDSTESGGTNPEP; this comes from the coding sequence GTGATTGCCGGAGCGGTGTTGGCCGGGGGAAAAAGCCGGCGTTTTGGACGGAACAAAGCTCTGGAAGTTTTTCAAGGACTGCGCCTCATCGACCGCGCCGTAATGAACCTCTCCAGGGTGTGCGATGCCGTCATGGTCGTGGCCAATGACCTCCTTCCTTACGCAGACATGGACCTTTTGTTGGTTCGCGATATTGTGCCTCAATTCGGACCGCTTGCCGGCATCTTTACCGCTCTCTATTTTTCCCCGCATTCTTGGGTGTTTGTTCGTGCCACCGACATGCCTTTTCTTGACCCGTCTTTAGCGCACGCCATGACGGCCTTCACCCATCTTCCTCGTGTGGATGTGGTGGTGCTCAAGAAAGAAGAAAAATTCGAACCCCTCATGGCGCTCTACCATGTGCGCTGCCTGCCCCATATTCGACGATGCATCGAATCGGATCAACGACAAATCATCAGTTTTTACCGAAATGTGCGCGTATACGCCGTGGAAGAATCCCAATGGCGCCGTTATGATCCTGAAGGCCGAAGTCTTTGGAATATCAACACTCCTGAAGACTATGAGCAAATGCTCGAGTTGTGGAAAACACTTGATTCGACGGAATCCGGCGGAACCAATCCTGAACCATGA
- a CDS encoding molybdopterin molybdotransferase MoeA: protein MISQPQAIPLEEAVRLAAQIVQPASLEWVPLPEALHRILAQDIIAPFSIPSESRSRMDGYAVRAADTQGATLKHPRLVHCLEHVLSAGSVPAVKLEPGTACRILTGAVLPAGADAVVPDENTERIDGQLKIYSEVLPGQWVTSAGEWLERGTVTLRAGHRLTPSRISAAAALGCSLLPLVVSCRVALASTGDEILELGTKHERGGSYPDTRYLLAAMLQNAGAVPMHLGCIPDNPFHISAVLEAAAGDIVITTGGTGGGNKDLIFQVWNDLGIVPVFRGVEIKPGSSTALGTRKNQLYWALPGSPWAAQVIFHELFLPVLERWYGTREPLAQTFSARLKCSMEPKGRGARAIPGNLVCCDGTLWFDPLLQESPSSLIPLAEKNAYALVPAQAGLLPAETFVTVRLLLGSSLDSSHRGKSPPDTEKRPMSSP, encoded by the coding sequence ATGATATCGCAGCCGCAAGCCATCCCTCTGGAAGAGGCCGTCCGTCTGGCCGCTCAAATTGTGCAGCCGGCTTCCCTTGAATGGGTGCCTTTGCCGGAAGCCCTTCATCGAATTCTGGCTCAGGACATCATCGCTCCATTTTCTATTCCCAGCGAAAGCCGTTCACGCATGGACGGCTACGCCGTTCGGGCCGCGGACACACAAGGGGCCACACTGAAGCATCCACGGTTGGTGCACTGCCTCGAGCACGTCTTGTCGGCAGGAAGCGTGCCTGCTGTAAAGTTGGAGCCAGGCACGGCGTGCCGGATTCTTACAGGCGCCGTGTTGCCAGCTGGAGCGGATGCCGTCGTGCCCGACGAAAATACGGAGCGAATCGACGGCCAACTGAAAATTTACTCCGAAGTTCTTCCAGGCCAGTGGGTGACTTCAGCGGGGGAATGGCTGGAACGGGGCACCGTGACGCTTCGAGCCGGTCACAGGCTGACGCCTTCAAGAATCTCTGCTGCGGCCGCTTTGGGCTGCAGCCTGCTTCCTTTGGTTGTTTCCTGTCGAGTGGCCTTGGCGAGTACAGGCGACGAGATTCTGGAGCTTGGAACAAAGCATGAAAGAGGCGGATCGTATCCCGATACTCGGTACCTCTTGGCAGCCATGCTCCAAAACGCCGGTGCCGTCCCGATGCACCTGGGATGTATTCCAGACAACCCCTTCCATATCAGCGCCGTTCTGGAGGCAGCCGCTGGGGATATAGTGATCACCACCGGAGGAACCGGTGGAGGAAACAAGGATCTGATTTTTCAAGTGTGGAACGATCTCGGCATCGTTCCTGTTTTTCGAGGGGTCGAGATCAAGCCTGGAAGCAGCACAGCCTTGGGAACCCGAAAAAACCAACTCTACTGGGCTCTTCCCGGATCCCCCTGGGCTGCCCAAGTGATTTTCCATGAACTTTTCTTACCCGTCCTTGAACGTTGGTATGGCACAAGGGAGCCTTTGGCTCAGACGTTTTCGGCAAGGCTTAAATGTTCGATGGAACCAAAAGGGAGGGGGGCTCGTGCCATACCGGGAAACCTGGTGTGCTGCGATGGAACCCTTTGGTTTGATCCTCTCCTCCAAGAATCCCCGTCTTCCCTGATTCCGCTGGCGGAAAAAAACGCCTACGCTCTTGTGCCGGCTCAGGCCGGACTCCTTCCTGCGGAAACCTTTGTCACGGTACGCCTGCTTCTTGGATCTTCCCTGGACTCGAGCCATAGGGGAAAATCGCCTCCTGACACAGAAAAGCGACCCATGAGTTCGCCATAA
- a CDS encoding CDP-alcohol phosphatidyltransferase family protein, translating into MLKGTYIEKQYYKILQTILVPLLVRLKVQPNQVSIMGLGLSVAAGLAFLFQPFWGGLLTLLAGLVDTLDGSLARSTGKARNSGAFLDSVLDRYSEFFIYLGIWGYFCRKGSSEPFLSFLVLCILFGSLMVSYTRARAEGLGQKCLVGFLQRGERVILIGLGGMANPAFNKLSRLPFSASGEDAFLMVTLFILAVGTNLTALWRFWHVLQALHEEGTSKSMTDIRS; encoded by the coding sequence ATGCTCAAAGGCACATACATCGAAAAGCAATACTATAAAATCCTGCAAACCATTCTGGTACCTCTTCTGGTTCGGCTCAAGGTTCAACCGAACCAGGTCTCCATTATGGGCTTAGGTCTAAGCGTGGCGGCAGGGCTGGCTTTCCTCTTTCAACCCTTTTGGGGGGGCCTTCTCACTCTTCTGGCCGGCTTGGTGGACACATTGGACGGGAGTTTGGCTCGCAGCACAGGAAAAGCCCGTAACTCAGGCGCTTTTCTGGATTCCGTTCTGGACCGTTATTCCGAATTCTTTATCTATCTCGGCATCTGGGGTTATTTTTGCCGAAAAGGTTCCTCGGAACCCTTTCTTTCCTTTCTGGTACTTTGTATACTTTTTGGATCCTTGATGGTCAGTTACACACGGGCCCGTGCCGAAGGGCTCGGACAAAAATGTCTGGTTGGCTTTTTGCAACGTGGAGAACGCGTGATTTTGATCGGGCTCGGCGGCATGGCCAATCCGGCCTTTAACAAACTCTCCCGCCTTCCTTTCAGCGCCTCAGGCGAGGACGCCTTTCTCATGGTGACTCTTTTTATTCTGGCTGTCGGCACCAACCTGACGGCTCTATGGCGTTTCTGGCACGTTCTTCAAGCTCTGCACGAAGAGGGAACCTCAAAATCCATGACGGACATAAGGAGCTGA
- a CDS encoding AbrB/MazE/SpoVT family DNA-binding domain-containing protein — translation MFTGKERAMDVEYKNIDPKLIVNEIRNGRSLEAVQKLFGLRFKSEVQDLYLKGLMELGEIPQMGFGKQRASEPALNRPARATSQPRVREKFEERPEPEVITKPVVRRRPKQMEAQAPSVIIKTTNHRTIGQSGSITLNKALLIDQLGFSVGDSFEIYREDDRVILRKLPEPLI, via the coding sequence ATGTTTACCGGAAAGGAACGTGCTATGGATGTGGAATACAAAAACATCGACCCGAAACTGATCGTCAATGAAATTCGAAACGGCCGATCATTGGAAGCGGTGCAGAAGCTTTTTGGGCTTCGATTTAAAAGCGAGGTTCAAGACTTATACCTCAAGGGCCTCATGGAATTAGGCGAAATTCCTCAAATGGGTTTCGGTAAGCAACGGGCTTCGGAGCCTGCTCTGAATCGTCCTGCCAGAGCCACCAGCCAGCCTCGAGTGCGGGAAAAGTTTGAAGAGCGTCCAGAACCCGAGGTTATCACCAAACCCGTGGTTCGAAGACGTCCCAAGCAAATGGAAGCTCAGGCGCCCTCGGTGATCATCAAGACCACGAACCATCGCACCATAGGGCAAAGCGGAAGCATCACTCTCAACAAGGCGCTTCTTATCGACCAGCTTGGCTTTTCCGTAGGGGATTCCTTTGAAATCTACCGAGAAGATGACCGAGTCATTCTGCGAAAGCTTCCGGAACCTTTGATCTAG
- a CDS encoding IMP cyclohydrolase, which translates to MAQDLKKMYRTVMDDHFPEELCIRFGHQELLYRKRTWKFPDEKTGELIEKGLRYGENPGQEAALYELVSGNLTLGDCHFIEPGRGLVSAITEEDMVQAGKHPGKINLTDLDNGLNIIKYLMDRPCAVILKHNNPCGVAHGEILAEAYYRANRADRIAAFGGCLVLNRSLDKDTAELAAQNYLEVLAAPDFEEGALDIVKKRANLRIIQVRRMDRLEEYRNLRFVDFKSLMDGGLIVQQSQLCAVKGPQDLKLAETIHEGKTYRIQRAPTDKEMQDLLFGWYVEQGVTSNSVLYVKDLCTVAIGTGEQDRVGVAELAVYKAYRNYGDALCFEKYGISYKELERAVETGQRPRKDREEIDAAVREVKAGLVGSTMVSDAFFPFRDGVDVGLRQGVTAVVQPGGSLRDWEVIEACNEAGATMVFTGQRAFKH; encoded by the coding sequence ATGGCACAAGATCTCAAGAAAATGTACCGCACCGTGATGGATGATCATTTTCCGGAAGAACTTTGTATTCGTTTTGGACATCAGGAACTGCTGTACCGAAAAAGGACATGGAAATTTCCCGACGAAAAAACAGGGGAACTCATCGAAAAGGGTCTTCGTTATGGAGAAAACCCCGGTCAGGAAGCGGCACTCTACGAGCTTGTTTCAGGAAACCTAACCTTGGGAGACTGTCACTTTATTGAGCCAGGTCGAGGGCTTGTGAGCGCCATAACCGAAGAGGATATGGTGCAGGCGGGAAAACATCCGGGAAAGATCAACCTTACGGATCTGGATAACGGGCTGAATATCATCAAATATCTCATGGATCGCCCCTGCGCCGTCATCCTTAAGCATAATAACCCCTGCGGCGTCGCGCACGGGGAAATTTTAGCGGAAGCGTATTATCGAGCCAATCGAGCGGATCGCATTGCGGCTTTTGGAGGATGTCTGGTTTTGAATCGAAGTCTCGATAAGGATACCGCGGAATTGGCGGCTCAAAATTACCTGGAGGTTCTGGCGGCTCCGGATTTTGAAGAAGGCGCTTTGGATATTGTCAAAAAGCGGGCGAATCTTCGAATTATTCAAGTGCGACGGATGGATCGGCTGGAAGAATATCGAAACTTGCGTTTTGTGGATTTTAAATCGCTCATGGATGGCGGTCTCATCGTGCAACAATCCCAACTATGCGCCGTCAAAGGTCCCCAAGATCTCAAACTGGCCGAAACGATCCATGAAGGCAAAACCTACCGGATTCAACGGGCTCCCACGGATAAAGAAATGCAGGATCTTCTTTTCGGGTGGTATGTGGAACAAGGGGTGACCTCCAATTCCGTTCTTTATGTGAAGGATCTGTGCACGGTGGCTATCGGCACGGGAGAACAGGACCGAGTGGGAGTTGCGGAACTGGCCGTCTATAAGGCTTACCGCAACTACGGCGATGCGCTCTGCTTTGAAAAATACGGCATCTCCTACAAGGAACTGGAACGCGCCGTGGAAACAGGACAAAGGCCTCGAAAGGACCGTGAAGAAATCGATGCGGCGGTTCGTGAAGTGAAAGCGGGCCTGGTAGGATCCACCATGGTCTCCGACGCCTTTTTCCCGTTTCGAGACGGCGTGGATGTGGGGCTTCGCCAAGGGGTCACCGCAGTGGTCCAACCCGGTGGATCTCTGAGAGACTGGGAAGTCATTGAAGCCTGCAATGAAGCGGGAGCCACCATGGTGTTCACGGGGCAACGAGCTTTTAAGCACTAG
- a CDS encoding flavin prenyltransferase UbiX, producing MSSLPVIVAVTGASGAPYAQRLFQFFAQRGVSAHVVASSAGRLVYHLETGRNLEEDLPDGVPLYGEEDFSAPIASGSFRTQGMVIVPCTMGTLAAIANGLANNLIHRAADVCLKERRPLIVVPRETPLSLVHLKNMMAITEAGGLVLPPAPGFYHHPQSVKDLLDFIVARILDHLGVPQDLVPAWQGL from the coding sequence ATGAGCTCTCTTCCGGTCATTGTGGCGGTCACGGGCGCCAGTGGAGCACCCTATGCGCAAAGGTTATTTCAATTTTTTGCCCAGCGAGGTGTTTCGGCCCATGTGGTGGCCTCTTCGGCCGGAAGGCTTGTTTATCATTTGGAAACGGGGAGAAATCTTGAAGAGGACCTGCCGGACGGAGTGCCTCTTTATGGTGAAGAAGACTTCAGTGCCCCTATCGCCAGCGGCTCCTTTCGCACGCAAGGCATGGTGATTGTCCCCTGCACCATGGGGACTCTAGCCGCCATCGCCAACGGTTTGGCCAATAACCTCATTCATCGGGCGGCCGACGTGTGTCTCAAGGAAAGAAGGCCGCTTATTGTGGTGCCTCGAGAAACCCCGCTCAGTCTTGTGCACCTGAAAAACATGATGGCGATAACTGAAGCGGGCGGTCTTGTACTGCCTCCGGCTCCAGGTTTTTACCACCATCCGCAAAGTGTGAAGGATCTTCTAGACTTTATCGTCGCCCGTATCCTGGACCACTTGGGTGTCCCTCAGGACCTCGTACCCGCTTGGCAGGGCCTCTAA
- a CDS encoding 2-amino-3,7-dideoxy-D-threo-hept-6-ulosonate synthase, protein MGGKHLRLRRFFSREDGRLVLFPLDHGVSCGPIRGLERMKYVIRYGIASGADGLVLHKGMMTYLEQIPGPLPGIFMHLSASTQLGPAFHQKVLVGSVEEAIRRGADGVSVHVNLGDDAEPHMLRDLGHVGEACALWNLPFLVMIYVRGAHAPKPLPDEAVMHAARVAAELGADIIKIPAPQHEESLEHIVNSVPVPVVMAGGSKEADERAFLTKIQQGLQAGLAGVAVGRNVFQHATPERFLAAIVALVHEGRTVEEVWSP, encoded by the coding sequence ATGGGCGGTAAGCATTTAAGGTTGCGACGTTTTTTTTCCAGAGAAGACGGTCGTCTGGTGCTGTTTCCTTTGGATCACGGCGTCAGTTGCGGCCCCATACGCGGCCTTGAGCGCATGAAATACGTGATTCGCTACGGCATTGCCTCGGGGGCGGATGGGCTCGTGCTGCATAAAGGCATGATGACGTATCTGGAACAAATCCCTGGGCCTCTTCCCGGCATTTTCATGCATCTTTCGGCCAGTACCCAGCTTGGTCCCGCTTTTCATCAAAAGGTTTTGGTTGGGTCTGTGGAAGAAGCCATTCGTCGAGGAGCGGACGGGGTTTCGGTTCACGTGAATTTGGGAGATGATGCCGAACCTCACATGCTCAGAGACCTTGGACATGTGGGAGAGGCCTGTGCCCTGTGGAACCTGCCTTTTTTGGTGATGATTTATGTGCGAGGAGCCCACGCCCCGAAACCGCTGCCTGATGAAGCCGTGATGCATGCGGCACGGGTGGCCGCCGAACTGGGGGCGGATATCATCAAGATACCGGCGCCGCAGCATGAAGAAAGCCTGGAACACATCGTGAACAGTGTTCCTGTGCCGGTGGTCATGGCCGGTGGCAGCAAAGAAGCCGATGAAAGAGCTTTTCTGACAAAAATTCAGCAGGGACTACAAGCCGGCCTTGCAGGTGTGGCGGTGGGCCGCAATGTTTTTCAGCACGCGACCCCGGAACGTTTCTTAGCGGCCATTGTCGCTTTGGTCCATGAAGGACGAACAGTGGAGGAGGTCTGGAGCCCATGA